Proteins found in one Acidobacteriota bacterium genomic segment:
- a CDS encoding ABC transporter permease, protein MIALLRRLLYVLRRPQHDADLRDEIEVHRALRQEALERDGLAPADAARASRRALGNVSLAVDDARDVWALRTLDCLRHDIRTAIRGLRKSPVFALIAIGTLALGIGANSALFSIFNSLILRPLPVRDPGGLALLAGGSWTYPIWEEARRIGDALFDGTVAWAEETFDLSQGGQTDLVDGAYVSGRFFDVLGVTAVRGRMLTTTDEDPAAPNGPVVVISHRFWQRHFAGAADVIGRTLTLQQIPFTVVGVMPAGFAGLDVGRTADLMVPFAVQPILHSGANWLTERSTWWVEIIARLKPDQSLEQANAALRGVQPRIRAATIPDWPEAMRARYLDEPFTLVPAATGKSELRQRFETPLFAMMVAVGLVLLIACANIASLLLARALVRRRELSVRLALGATRWHVARLLFIESLLVATSGAAVGLVFAKWSSALLVQQLSTWQGAIVLDLALDWRVLTFTAAAACLSAVVAGVAPVVGLKSVAPAEAFKDTGRGIAGDRRFALRGALVVAQVALSLVLVVAAGLFLRTFTTLSRVPLGFTPEPLLIVDANLSQSSVPPEERGALVMRMLDAATGVPGVRSAAAAQLTPISGAGWNNWVGDSAAPPSDRSFMVWHNAVTPGWFATMGIPLLSGRDFDAGDRRGATLVAVVNESFVRRFLPGRPPLGQSINTGPDWRFEIVGVVADAVYRRPREGMVPTMYLALAQRPPFPRRVALTVAAATPGQRAALERDVAGALTQVDPSVTFTFRTFDQLVGATRTQERLVAMLSAFFGTLALLLAGVGLYGIVAHAVRARRTEIGLRMALGAVPSSIVRLVFRRVGILLAAGLALGLTAGLWAAQYIESMLFHLPARDTATFAGAAAVLVVVGCLAAWAPAQRAARLDPARVLRDG, encoded by the coding sequence ATGATCGCGTTGCTCCGCCGTCTGCTCTACGTCCTCCGGCGTCCTCAGCACGACGCAGACCTGCGTGACGAGATCGAGGTGCATCGCGCGCTGCGTCAGGAGGCACTCGAGCGCGACGGCCTCGCGCCGGCCGACGCCGCCCGGGCGAGCCGGCGGGCGCTCGGCAACGTATCGCTGGCGGTCGACGATGCCCGCGACGTGTGGGCCCTCCGCACACTGGATTGCCTGCGCCACGACATTCGAACGGCGATTCGAGGGCTGCGCAAGAGCCCGGTGTTCGCGCTGATCGCCATCGGGACGCTCGCCCTCGGCATCGGCGCCAACTCGGCGCTCTTCTCGATCTTCAACAGCCTGATCCTGCGCCCGCTGCCAGTGCGCGATCCGGGTGGCCTGGCGCTGCTCGCTGGCGGGTCGTGGACGTATCCCATCTGGGAGGAGGCCCGGCGCATCGGCGACGCGCTCTTCGACGGGACCGTCGCGTGGGCAGAGGAAACCTTCGACCTCTCGCAGGGCGGCCAGACGGATCTCGTCGACGGCGCGTACGTCAGCGGCCGTTTCTTCGACGTCCTTGGAGTGACCGCCGTACGCGGCCGCATGCTCACCACGACCGACGAAGATCCGGCCGCGCCGAACGGGCCCGTCGTCGTCATCAGCCATCGCTTCTGGCAGCGACACTTCGCCGGCGCGGCGGACGTCATCGGCCGCACGCTCACGTTGCAGCAGATCCCGTTCACGGTGGTGGGCGTCATGCCGGCGGGGTTCGCCGGCCTCGACGTAGGCCGAACCGCGGACCTGATGGTGCCGTTCGCGGTCCAGCCGATCCTGCACAGCGGCGCCAACTGGTTGACGGAGCGATCGACCTGGTGGGTCGAGATCATCGCGCGCTTGAAGCCGGACCAGAGCCTCGAGCAGGCGAACGCGGCCCTCAGAGGCGTGCAGCCGCGGATCCGCGCGGCAACAATCCCCGACTGGCCCGAGGCGATGCGCGCGCGCTATCTCGACGAGCCCTTCACGCTCGTGCCGGCAGCCACCGGCAAGTCCGAGTTGCGCCAGCGGTTCGAGACGCCGCTGTTCGCCATGATGGTTGCCGTCGGCCTGGTGCTGCTCATCGCGTGCGCCAACATCGCCAGCCTGCTGCTGGCGCGCGCGTTGGTGCGGCGCCGAGAGCTGAGCGTGCGGTTGGCCCTGGGCGCGACACGCTGGCACGTCGCTCGTCTGCTGTTCATCGAGAGCCTGCTGGTGGCGACGAGCGGCGCCGCGGTCGGCTTGGTGTTCGCCAAGTGGAGCAGCGCGCTGCTCGTGCAGCAGTTGAGCACCTGGCAAGGCGCGATCGTCCTCGATCTGGCGCTCGACTGGCGGGTCCTGACGTTCACGGCGGCGGCCGCCTGTCTCTCGGCCGTCGTTGCCGGCGTTGCGCCCGTGGTCGGGCTGAAGAGCGTGGCGCCGGCCGAGGCGTTCAAGGACACCGGCCGGGGGATCGCCGGCGATCGCCGGTTCGCCCTGCGCGGCGCGCTGGTCGTCGCGCAAGTCGCCTTGTCGCTCGTCCTCGTCGTGGCGGCCGGCCTGTTCCTGCGCACCTTCACGACGCTCAGCCGCGTGCCGCTCGGTTTCACCCCGGAACCGCTGCTGATCGTGGACGCCAACCTAAGCCAGAGCAGCGTGCCGCCGGAGGAGCGTGGCGCGCTCGTCATGCGGATGCTGGATGCGGCGACGGGCGTGCCTGGGGTGCGATCGGCAGCCGCCGCGCAACTGACGCCGATCAGCGGCGCCGGCTGGAACAACTGGGTCGGCGACTCGGCCGCGCCGCCGTCCGATCGCAGCTTCATGGTGTGGCACAACGCCGTGACGCCGGGCTGGTTCGCGACGATGGGCATCCCGTTGCTGAGCGGCCGCGATTTCGACGCCGGCGATCGTCGTGGCGCCACGCTGGTGGCCGTCGTCAACGAGAGCTTCGTGCGCCGGTTCCTGCCAGGCCGGCCACCCCTCGGGCAGTCGATCAACACGGGCCCCGACTGGCGGTTCGAGATCGTCGGCGTCGTGGCCGACGCCGTGTATCGCAGGCCGCGAGAGGGCATGGTGCCGACCATGTACCTCGCGCTCGCGCAGCGTCCGCCGTTCCCGCGCCGTGTCGCGCTGACGGTGGCGGCCGCGACGCCTGGCCAGCGCGCAGCGCTCGAGCGCGACGTCGCCGGCGCGCTGACGCAGGTCGATCCGTCGGTCACGTTCACGTTCCGAACGTTCGATCAGCTCGTCGGCGCGACGCGCACGCAGGAGCGGCTCGTCGCCATGCTCTCGGCATTCTTCGGGACGCTGGCGCTGCTCCTGGCCGGCGTCGGCCTCTACGGCATCGTCGCGCACGCCGTGCGCGCGCGACGAACGGAGATCGGGCTGCGCATGGCGCTCGGCGCCGTGCCGTCCAGCATCGTGCGGCTCGTGTTCCGGCGTGTCGGCATCCTGCTCGCCGCGGGGCTGGCGCTCGGCCTCACGGCCGGCTTGTGGGCCGCGCAGTATATCGAGTCGATGCTCTTTCATCTCCCCGCGCGCGACACGGCCACGTTTGCCGGCGCCGCGGCCGTCCTCGTCGTCGTCGGCTGCCTGGCTGCCTGGGCGCCCGCCCAACGGGCCGCCCGGCTGGACCCGGCCCGCGTTCTACGCGACGGATAG
- the nagB gene encoding glucosamine-6-phosphate deaminase, translated as MEVIIRPTADAAAGLVARLIGAEITRRPALVLGLATGRTMERVYERLVEMHEQEDLDFARCCTFNLDEYVGLAPDDVHSYRTYMDEHFFNRVNIDRRNTHLPNGLAADLDVECRAYEASIRAAGGVDLQLLGIGRSGHIGFNEPLSALRSRTRVKALTRATIEQNAPAFGDASLVPTRAITMGVGTIMDARRVLLLATGAEKARIVATAVEGPITAMISATALQLHERCTVIVDEDAAAELQGADYYRWIFNSEPEWEMYREEDP; from the coding sequence ATGGAGGTCATCATCCGTCCGACCGCTGATGCGGCAGCGGGGCTCGTCGCTCGCCTGATCGGCGCCGAGATCACCCGCCGGCCGGCGCTCGTCCTCGGCCTCGCGACCGGCCGCACCATGGAGCGCGTCTACGAGCGGCTCGTCGAGATGCACGAGCAGGAGGACCTCGATTTCGCCCGCTGCTGCACGTTCAACCTCGACGAGTACGTCGGCCTCGCCCCCGACGACGTGCACTCGTACCGGACGTACATGGACGAGCACTTCTTCAATCGCGTGAACATCGATCGGCGCAACACGCACCTGCCGAACGGCCTGGCCGCGGATCTCGACGTGGAGTGCCGGGCGTACGAGGCGAGCATCCGCGCCGCGGGCGGCGTCGATCTGCAGCTCCTGGGCATCGGGCGCTCGGGACACATCGGGTTCAACGAGCCGCTGTCGGCGCTGCGGTCGCGGACGCGCGTCAAAGCGCTCACCCGCGCGACGATCGAACAGAACGCCCCGGCGTTCGGCGACGCGTCGCTCGTACCGACGCGCGCCATCACGATGGGCGTCGGCACGATCATGGACGCGAGGCGCGTGCTGCTGCTCGCCACCGGCGCCGAGAAAGCCCGCATCGTCGCGACGGCCGTCGAGGGGCCCATTACCGCGATGATCTCCGCGACGGCACTGCAGCTCCACGAGCGGTGCACGGTGATCGTGGACGAGGACGCCGCCGCCGAGCTCCAGGGCGCGGACTACTACCGTTGGATCTTCAACAGCGAGCCGGAGTGGGAGATGTACAGAGAAGAAGATCCCTGA
- a CDS encoding AMP-binding protein, translating into MPRDTLLDFFEDFSRRSDTFIVHDDGYRVREVSYRDLADAARRFAARLRAERIEPGDKVVIWAENRGEWVAALWACLLTGAVAVPVDYRASAQLVARISGIVQSKVVLVGDEVTLNEPVTGIVWNLRDVALEPGVAPAPESAAVSRTITGTTLAEIIFTSGATADPKGVTITHRNVLANIVPIEREVRKYLRYARPFHPIRFLNLLPLSHMFGQAMATFVPPMLSGTVVFSHGFSPAEILRQIGSRRVSVLVCVPKVLEVLRAHVEREFPNAAAADTLQGKHWLWRWWQYRDVHRLFGFKFWCIVCGAAPLPPDLEAFWRKLGFLVVQGYGLTETAPIVTLNHPFRASQGTVGTPIAGVDVKIAPDGEILVRGENVTSGYYVPEHSPDGGAAGGATESPFEDGWFHTGDIGELDAAGRLVIKGRKKEMIVTAQGLNVFPEDVERALRALPQVSDAAAVGVRAGGEERIHAVLVLAPGASPERIVRDANAGLEDHQRVWSWSIWPGPALPRTEGTQKLKRREIQRWAAGERGLVPASAAEARTVADVVKRFAPGREVRAETTLEELGLSSLDRVELMMALEEAFQTTLDEGALAGSKTVGSIEAVVKSDAPVPGASLEARTSEAGTQAAPPSTSIAFPSWNRSRPAWLLRRLSLPTWILPLGRIFMQMKVEGLEHLAALRGPVIFAANHQSHMDTPAILLALPPRWRYRVAPAMAKEFFKAHFNPGQYSRREWFTNSLNYYLSCEFFNAFPLPQREAGTRQTLRYIGEIVADGYSILIFPEGKRTQSGEIGRFMPGVGMIAVRLGVPVVPVRIEGLENVLHQKMRFPRRGPVRIAFGAAMPLSGDDYAAEARRVEAAVRAL; encoded by the coding sequence ATGCCGCGTGACACGCTCCTCGACTTCTTCGAGGACTTCTCCCGCCGTTCCGATACGTTCATCGTCCACGACGACGGCTACCGGGTGCGAGAAGTGAGCTACCGGGATCTGGCGGACGCGGCGCGGCGGTTCGCCGCCAGGCTCCGCGCCGAGAGGATCGAGCCCGGCGACAAGGTCGTCATCTGGGCGGAGAATCGCGGCGAGTGGGTCGCGGCGCTGTGGGCGTGCCTGCTCACCGGCGCGGTCGCGGTGCCGGTGGACTATCGCGCGTCCGCCCAGCTCGTCGCCAGGATCAGCGGCATCGTGCAGTCGAAGGTCGTGCTCGTCGGCGACGAGGTCACGCTGAACGAGCCCGTCACCGGCATCGTCTGGAATCTCCGCGACGTCGCGCTCGAACCCGGCGTCGCACCGGCGCCGGAGTCCGCCGCGGTCTCGCGCACGATCACCGGCACGACGCTGGCGGAGATCATCTTCACCTCCGGCGCCACCGCCGATCCGAAGGGCGTGACCATCACGCACCGCAACGTGCTCGCCAACATCGTGCCGATCGAGCGCGAGGTTCGGAAGTACCTGCGCTACGCGCGGCCCTTCCATCCGATCCGCTTCCTGAACCTGCTGCCGCTCAGCCACATGTTCGGCCAGGCGATGGCCACGTTCGTGCCGCCCATGCTCTCGGGCACCGTCGTCTTCTCGCACGGGTTCAGCCCCGCAGAGATCCTTCGCCAGATCGGATCGCGGCGCGTCTCGGTGCTCGTGTGCGTGCCGAAGGTGCTGGAGGTGCTGCGCGCGCACGTCGAGCGGGAGTTCCCGAACGCCGCGGCGGCCGACACGCTGCAAGGCAAACACTGGCTGTGGCGCTGGTGGCAGTACCGCGACGTCCATCGCCTCTTCGGCTTCAAGTTCTGGTGCATCGTCTGCGGCGCGGCGCCGTTACCGCCCGACCTCGAGGCCTTCTGGCGCAAGCTCGGCTTCCTGGTCGTCCAAGGCTACGGTCTCACCGAGACGGCGCCCATCGTCACGCTCAACCACCCGTTCCGCGCATCGCAGGGCACCGTCGGGACGCCGATCGCCGGCGTCGACGTGAAGATCGCGCCGGACGGCGAGATCCTCGTCCGCGGCGAAAACGTCACGTCCGGGTACTACGTTCCGGAACACTCGCCCGACGGCGGAGCCGCAGGCGGCGCGACCGAATCGCCGTTCGAGGACGGCTGGTTCCACACCGGCGACATCGGCGAGCTGGATGCGGCGGGCCGGCTGGTGATCAAGGGTCGCAAGAAGGAGATGATCGTCACGGCGCAGGGGCTCAACGTCTTCCCCGAGGACGTCGAGCGCGCGCTGCGCGCGCTGCCGCAGGTGAGCGATGCCGCGGCGGTCGGCGTGCGCGCCGGCGGCGAGGAACGGATCCACGCCGTGTTGGTGCTGGCGCCCGGCGCCTCGCCCGAGCGGATCGTACGCGACGCGAACGCCGGCCTCGAGGACCATCAGCGCGTCTGGAGCTGGTCGATCTGGCCGGGCCCGGCGCTGCCGCGGACCGAAGGGACGCAGAAGCTGAAGCGCCGCGAGATCCAGCGATGGGCGGCCGGTGAGCGCGGGCTCGTCCCGGCTTCGGCCGCCGAAGCGAGGACGGTTGCGGACGTCGTCAAGCGGTTCGCACCGGGCCGCGAGGTTCGCGCCGAGACCACGCTGGAGGAACTGGGGCTGAGCTCGCTCGACCGCGTGGAGCTGATGATGGCGCTCGAGGAAGCGTTTCAGACCACGCTCGACGAGGGAGCGCTCGCCGGATCGAAGACCGTCGGATCGATCGAAGCCGTCGTGAAGAGCGACGCGCCGGTGCCCGGCGCATCGCTCGAGGCGCGCACGTCCGAGGCAGGCACGCAGGCGGCCCCGCCGTCGACGTCCATCGCCTTTCCGTCCTGGAACCGCAGCCGGCCCGCGTGGCTGCTCCGCCGGCTCAGCCTGCCGACGTGGATCCTGCCGCTCGGACGGATCTTCATGCAGATGAAGGTCGAGGGTCTCGAGCACCTCGCCGCGCTGCGAGGTCCGGTCATCTTCGCCGCCAACCATCAGAGCCACATGGACACGCCGGCGATCCTGCTGGCGCTGCCGCCGCGCTGGCGGTATCGCGTCGCGCCGGCGATGGCCAAGGAGTTCTTCAAGGCGCACTTCAACCCCGGCCAGTACTCGCGGCGCGAGTGGTTCACGAACAGCCTGAACTACTACCTCTCCTGCGAGTTCTTCAACGCGTTTCCGCTGCCGCAGCGCGAGGCCGGCACGCGCCAGACTTTGCGGTACATCGGCGAGATCGTGGCCGACGGTTACTCGATCCTCATCTTTCCCGAAGGCAAGCGGACCCAGTCGGGCGAGATCGGCCGCTTCATGCCCGGCGTCGGCATGATCGCCGTCCGGCTCGGCGTGCCGGTCGTGCCGGTTCGA